One Tetrapisispora phaffii CBS 4417 chromosome 2, complete genome genomic region harbors:
- the TPHA0B03640 gene encoding uncharacterized protein (Ty like retrotransposon), with protein MKQHDHIKDSMNKHYEQMQPGQSWSLDIRGPLGKNPAKVDNYLLLMVDNVSRFLLVSTHTNKNKETISLQIKNNIQYIEKQYDRIVKELIVDRGSEFTNDSLKTYVSEKGIKLMLTDTNDHASNARAERFIGIMNNDIRTLMHNSDLPWALWKYAALAAARIRNLFMTKKLNCSPMTTLSGKNEQIRFNSFLPFGAHAFVKNQTNNKLTNQGIPAITLCKDPNSFGYLFYLPQTRKVISTMSYILANSEVNGDFIDPNKVLSEIVPDNDDTNEVTSEDALEIEAEPSNADDITIIEGIENDTQYKIPPNIQEDTVYGLDTINIHDNQKVSDHTRSSTADEEVKEPTLEQDTTNTSDNHSVHEAHMSTLPKDTATATSHIGILPDSVAESEPVRNVSDQELLLINRFDNKNSDKFPSTEAMKQRRTKLFLKEFASITRRPLKSRKRELTTLDLEEFEAAEEQKKKIKLRSVQAVNKIRTLYFKTAITNNTDVRERKLFSEAFEKELQNLLKMQVFDTSISIPRNQVPANRIIPLQTIFTVKRDGTHKARIVCRGDKQTEATYSNYHTDLLQIDTLKLFLMIANNRKMWIQTLDINHAFLYADLREEIYVPLPHDRRFVTPLKKALYGLKQSPKEWNEHLKKFLNSIDLDDSRHTPGIFRNHDYSIMIAVYVDDCVIAAKSQELLDEFVSTLRNRFELKIIGKMNQGILRTDVLGMDLDYNIDEGKISLSLQSYIESIENDWLDKISHIKTTSIPHVSSYEHNIKNIDSMDTKTRSKKINELQKINGVINYIRSRCRYDVEFAANKLARSVNFPADNVFYMADKLMNYIFQTKSEKIVFTRETTDNPAITLLSDASLGTEHDMKSRMGIMLWYGENLYKVISRASSAVRNSSTEAELDAIYEGSKEAYYLKKILEEMNLQKDPTVISITDSKPSIQYLKNNYNSNRRDRFLDLKLAKLEERIRADDLLIYKIAGTDNIADVLTKPVSCEDFKKLRSSMQNKLTPKDILTITDPGEFHSPSSSISTIS; from the coding sequence ATGAAACAGCATGATCATATCAAGGACTCCATGAATAAACACTACGAACAAATGCAACCAGGACAATCCTGGAGCTTAGATATTCGTGGTCCTTTAGGAAAGAACCCTGCAAAAGTTGATAACTACTTATTATTGATGGTAGATAATGTTTCAAGATTTTTACTAGTATCCACACATAcgaataaaaataaagaaaccaTTTCTCTgcaaatcaaaaataatatacagTACATCGAAAAGCAATATGATCGAATTGTAAAAGAGCTTATTGTTGATAGAGGATCTGAATTTACTAATGATTCTCTAAAAACATATGTATCGGAGAAAGGTATTAAATTAATGCTTACCGATACAAACGACCATGCTTCCAACGCTCGTGCAGAAAGATTCATTGGTATTATGAACAATGATATTAGAACATTAATGCATAACAGTGATCTTCCTTGGGCACTCTGGAAATATGCAGCTCTTGCAGCTGCTAGAATCAGGAATTTGTTCATGACTAAGAAGTTAAATTGTAGTCCAATGACCACATTATCAGGAAAGAATGAACAAATTCGATTTAATTCCTTCTTACCGTTCGGTGCGCATGCGTTCGtaaaaaatcaaacaaACAACAAGTTAACCAATCAAGGTATACCAGCCATAACCTTGTGTAAGGATCCAAATTCCTTTGGTTACTTGTTCTATCTACCACAAACTCGAAAAGTCATTAGTACTATGAGTTATATATTGGCTAATTCTGAAGTAAACGGTGATTTCATAGATCCAAATAAGGTCTTAAGTGAAATCGTTCCTGATAACGATGACACAAATGAAGTCACATCAGAAGATGCTCTTGAAATTGAGGCTGAACCCAGTAATGCTGATGACATTACTATTATCGAAGGGATTGAAAATGACACTCAGTATAAAATTCCGCCCAATATTCAAGAAGACACTGTCTATGGTCTGGATactataaatattcatgACAACCAAAAGGTTTCTGACCACACTCGCTCGTCGACCGCCGATGAGGAGGTCAAAGAACCTACATTGGAACAGGACACTACGAATACTTCAGACAACCATTCTGTCCACGAAGCTCATATGTCTACTTTACCAAAGGACACTGCTACTGCAACTTCACATATTGGTATTTTGCCAGACAGTGTCGCAGAAAGTGAGCCCGTTAGAAATGTCTCTGATCAAGAGCTGCTGTTAATCAACCGTTTCGATAATAAGAATTCGGACAAGTTTCCCAGCACCGAAGCCATGAAACAGAGAAGGACAAAGCTGTTTCTCAAAGAATTTGCTTCAATCACTAGACGTCCATTAAAGTCTCGGAAACGTGAACTTACCACCTTGGATCTTGAGGAATTTGAAGCAGCGGAGGaacagaagaaaaaaatcaagTTACGTTCTGTACAAGCagtcaataaaattagaactttatattttaagacTGCTATCACCAATAATACAGACGTTCGAGAACGAAAACTCTTTTCGGAAGCATTTGAGAAAGAACTACAAAATCTTTTGAAGATGCAAGTTTTTGACACATCAATCTCCATTCCTAGAAATCAAGTCCCAGCTAACCGAATTATACCTCTTCAGACTATATTTACGGTGAAGCGTGATGGGACTCATAAAGCTCGTATTGTTTGCCGAGGGGACAAACAAACGGAAGCCACCTACAGTAACTATCATACagatcttcttcaaattgatactttgaaattgttcCTGATGATAGCCAATAACCGTAAGATGTGGATACAGACTTTAGATATAAATCATGCATTTTTGTATGCTGATTTACGGGAGGAGATATATGTTCCACTTCCACACGATAGGAGATTTGTGACACCGTTAAAAAAGGCACTTTACGGTTTAAAACAAAGTCCTAAGGAATGGAATGAGCATCTAAAAAAATTCCTGAACAGTATTGATCTGGATGACTCCAGACATACGCCAGGTATATTCAGAAATCACGATTATAGCATCATGATAGCTGTATATGTAGATGACTGTGTCATAGCTGCTAAAAGTCAGGAACTTCTAGACGAGTTTGTTTCCACCTTAAGAAACAGATTTGAGcttaaaattattggaaaaaTGAATCAAGGCATTCTACGTACAGATGTACTAGGAATGGACcttgattataatattgatgaaggTAAAATCAGCCTATCATTGCAATCTTACATTGAAagtattgaaaatgattgGCTTGATAAAATTAGTCATATTAAAACTACTTCTATTCCACATGTTTCATCCTATGAACACAACATCAAAAACATTGATTCTATGGACACTAAAACAAGATCTAAAAAGATCAATGAACTGCAGAAGATAAATGGTGTGATTAACTATATTAGATCTAGATGTAGATATGATGTAGAGTTCGCTGCCAATAAACTGGCCAGGAGTGTGAACTTTCCAGCAGACAACGTTTTTTACATGGCTGATAAACTTATGAACTATATTTTCCAAACTAAGTCAGAAAAGATTGTGTTCACAAGAGAAACCACTGATAACCCGGCCATAACTCTGCTATCTGATGCCTCACTGGGTACGGAACATGACATGAAGTCCAGAATGGGCATAATGTTATGGTATGGAGAGAACCTCTACAAAGTCATTTCAAGAGCCTCCTCAGCTGTCAGAAACTCATCTACTGAAGCTGAACTGGACGCTATCTATGAAGGATCTAAAGAGGCATATTATCTAAAAAAGATTTTAGAAGAAATGAACCTACAAAAGGATCCAACTGTCATTTCCATTACAGACAGCAAACCTAGTATTCAATATCTAAAGAACAATTATAACTCCAACAGAAGAGATAGATTCCTGGATTTGAAACTAGCTAAACTCGAAGAACGGATACGAGCAGATGACttactaatatataaaattgctGGCACTGATAACATTGCTGATGTTTTAACCAAACCGGTTAGTTGTGAAGACTTTAAGAAACTAAGATCTTCGATGCAAAACAAACTGACTCCCAAAGATATTCTTACGATAACTGACCCAGGAGAATTTCATAGTCCATCAAGTTCTATATCGACAATCAGttaa
- the TPHA0B03635 gene encoding uncharacterized protein (Ty like retrotransposon): MDYTRATEVANDTNLDVGTNQHKLVSPHGGLTRMDNDHSSSQVVKETLQSNIEIPNENTDVFIRAFKNRLSTLEGLYKKTMAKHDELLNSTEAGDYLSKITELEGEEKGLALTIEKLRTKIIDREGLLNNRTTAHTRKSLNYTELATDNDYQQSNELPVTSYSKTKEGNQQINLINNGSLVFRTLNGKEVVINKNYLPLNIEFKLINIEDLPLWIKQFVKFLNYYNLDNLNELPESTIIDPIEDQFIKDQLKEHIKCEDIYDFIFVDNSSLKIVNEVKRIFIRKLNFVARQKLWKQVSITEKSNNLALQLNLLNKLVGIEEFINTDKMEIFNLIINRINGQVLQRINAVPIDLSKITPTQYVGIIRNHAEDALEFHEQMKQFYSSERAEVKSNSKNPENIRPIVKKVKRNPETLRPIEQKGKEKSSTNRSIHKELLYFKATITNNRDVIERKLFFSSIRKSATKSIEDESV, translated from the coding sequence atggactatactagagcaactgaagtggctaatgacactaacttagatgttggaactaaccaacataagcttgtttctccacatGGAGGTCTTACCCGGATGGATAACGACCATTCGAGTTCTCAGGTTGTAAAGGAAACCCttcaatcaaatattgagaTTCCTAATGAGAACACAGATGTTTTCATTAGAGCATTTAAAAATCGTTTAAGCACCTTAGAGGGCTTATACAAAAAAACTATGGCAAAGCATGACGAATTACTTAACTCAACTGAAGCTGGTGACTATTTAAGCAAAATCACTGAGCTGGAAGGGGAAGAAAAAGGTCTTGCATTAACcatagaaaaattaaggACAAAAATCATTGATAGAGAAGGACTGTTAAATAACAGAACCACTGCTCATACAAGAAAATCTCTTAATTATACTGAACTGGCTACCGATAATGATTACCAACAAAGTAATGAATTACCTGTAACAAGCTACAGTAAAACCAAAGAAGGTAATCAACAAATTAACTTGATTAACAATGGATCATTAGTGTTTAGAACATTAAATGGTAAAGAAGTTGTTATCAATAAGAATTACCTTCCACtcaatattgaatttaaactTATCAATATTGAGGACCTTCCTTTGTGGATCAAGCAATTCGTTAAATTcctaaattattacaatttagataatttaaatgaattgcCAGAATCCACAATTATTGACCCTATAGAAGATCAATTTATAAAGGATCAACTTAAGGAACATATCAAGTGCGAAGATATATATGACTTTATCTTCGTGGATAATAGTTCACTTAAAATTGTAAACGAAGTTAAGAGAATCTTCATAAGGAAACTTAACTTTGTTGCACGTCAAAAATTATGGAAACAAGTGTCAATCACTGAGAAATCCAATAATTTGGCTTTACaactaaatttattgaataaattagttggaattgaagaattcatTAACACAGATAAGATggaaattttcaatttgatAATCAATAGGATTAATGGCCAAGTATTGCAACGAATTAATGCAGTACCTATTGATCTATCAAAAATAACTCCTACTCAATACGTAGGAATTATTAGAAATCATGCGGAGGATGCTTTAGAATTTCATGAACAAATGAAGCAATTTTATTCATCTGAACGAGCAGAAGTCAAATCTAATTCTAAGAATCCAGAGAATATTAGACCTATTGTAAAAAAGGTAAAGAGAAACCCAGAAACTCTTAGGCCGATTGAACAAAAAGGTAAAGAGAAATCCAGTACAAACAGAAGTATCCACAAAGaacttttatattttaaggCTACTATTACCAATAATAGAGACGTTATAGAAAGAAAGCTTTTTTTCAGCAGCATTAGAAAAAGTGCTACAAAATCTATTGAAGATGAAAGTGTTTGA
- the HAP1 gene encoding Hap1p (similar to Saccharomyces cerevisiae HAP1 (YLR256W); ancestral locus Anc_1.380): MSYSSPNNNEEVRPAAIQDADKSSNISESAKNKIKRKRNRIPLSCTICRKRKVKCDKTHPHCNQCVKTGVQHLCHYMEQSWAEEVEKEISKDAELKQLRDRVKTLEETLAKVHLSSSYISPSTNTNTPDSITLSHNNSHLAILEENATNITNNDDDAIKNEDSPFSKYENDELDLTVQFDMLHLKNKGTVHLGATHWLAIMKGDPYLKLLWSQIFTMRERLGEWYNKKSLHQQKKKKGSLMKKSKSKKGKCPVDHKQIMSQSSKHVDMNNDINNINNGKIISTRPIRAPISPSDTTSNSASYLSNSQNRSTLMLPPALPNAEGSNLTHSQFSQLENNSQKCPVDHSKFKPIIQQRPNSPINSNKPGSPLPPLIQLPQTNPPFSDISYTMSNPQVMLRVCELLPPKSIISLYMDKFFKHIYAVIPIVDEQDFRKNINRILSLNTTTNFTPSTMSKENVSSLNITKISDYCNLGILLILMRLTWLSLPSNALKIDIGSKYNSFGIQAPSNISSIRIKEENLLFKYEPSIEALKLVRKNLIKFDELSSFSNNNVSLFTVQFAIFYKLYLQSGSDEAPGNNNSNSVNSIAGQDSETHQVLLSSITQMAFSCGLHRDPDNFPQLNSVADNSSGQSSNNNTTLDTLVQNSNHDPKGPTNSNASLTNDKNSTKTEQYNTTERFKHTWRKTWYYIISLDVQQSLSLGTPRLLRNIRDISDTKLPSASKIDYVPDIKELIIVKNFTLFFQIDLVIIAVLNHILNVSVAKRAKKSELDGLISSLKDLTHNKKSINEVLSTLIKKGLLYTSEGSVDANIDESYGLPSLETIIYQQQAKSKNNSSTSKSEQEKKIELPHESTTKAMLFFKHLTLRILLYLLNYILFTHYEPMGSENSTTRLLAKGYAQEALNYAMDGYKNSVYFFNSIKNSNTTESMFNYMEVMLTPYCVDVGNRSLQFMICLILRIKSSPSSSLGENPIINGKISTSDSTSSYTSSDNDEDAGAKFSRKRKLMQDTNDDISRHLDLESCEDLAGTLYSRMTLFYKMTKQISVKYTYVLKIFKSIQFFISLLQSPVSKNLISDNNAILMPGWQHPTIPNLPSKYKNSTQFIMNADASQVQRCPIYQDTISAISESKNNFNNDSNVMPGMMDNHSIQLPSIRSYTPITYNKSDVRNIEAINNSDLLKKRRTISNEPNSRISSPVLETSQQGTSSRNSPLAFQGGAFNEPLPSIEGLKRSVPSVTSMRNMGNTSPMNSIGSPNAMPYMTHVQPLSNQQPIHNNSIIGVNNTMNMNMSSGAMSPSMNIGMNLNVGLNMGMNLNMNMGNLNNIDPLSNQHNVAIKLEADNTIPSNNEDLSTLVSPQSEASSGSFVIPDFEEFLMQDSSFNNGLMIDASNLVEAVGFNPLESQDLVRMDSEIIPIDKLGMPGFQNMNGGGNFPVWN; the protein is encoded by the coding sequence ATGAGTTATTCAAGTCCCAACAATAATGAGGAAGTGAGACCTGCTGCAATTCAAGATGCAGATAAATCATCAAACATAAGTGAAAGTgcaaaaaacaaaatcaaaagaaagagaaataGAATCCCGTTAAGTTGTACTATTTGTCGTAAAAGAAAAGTGAAATGTGATAAAACACATCCACATTGTAATCAATGTGTCAAGACAGGTGTTCAGCATTTATGCCACTATATGGAACAATCATGGGCagaagaagttgaaaaagaaatttctAAAGATGCTGAATTAAAGCAATTAAGAGATAGAGTCAAAACTTTAGAAGAAACGTTAGCAAAGGTACATCTATCCAGTAGTTATATCTCGCCATCTACTAATACGAATACGCCAGATTCAATTACTTTGTCTCATAATAATTCACATCTCGCAATTTTGGAAGAAAACGCAAcaaatataacaaataatgACGATGATGCAATCAAAAATGAAGATTCTCCATTCAGTAAGtatgaaaatgatgaattagaTTTGACTGTACAATTCGATATGTTACacttaaaaaataaaggtACTGTTCATTTAGGTGCAACTCATTGGTTAGCAATCATGAAAGGTGAtccatatttaaaattattatggTCGCAAATTTTTACTATGCGTGAAAGGTTAGGTGAATggtataataaaaaatcattacatcaacaaaagaaaaaaaaaggttctttaatgaaaaaatcaaaatctaAAAAAGGTAAATGTCCAGTAGATCATAAACAAATTATGTCACAGAGCTCAAAGCATGTTGATatgaataatgatataaataatattaataatggtaaaatCATCTCAACACGTCCAATTAGAGCTCCAATCTCTCCTAGTGATACCACGTCAAACTCTGCATcttatttatcaaattctCAAAATAGATCAACTTTAATGTTGCCACCGGCACTACCAAATGCAGAAGGCTCGAATTTAACTCATTCTCAATTTTCTCAACTTGAGAATAATTCACAAAAATGCCCAGTAGATCATTCTAAATTTAAACCGATTATTCAACAAAGACCAAACTCGCCAATAAATTCTAACAAGCCAGGTTCTCCATTGCCACCCTTAATTCAGCTTCCACAAACAAACCCTCCATTTTCAGATATCTCTTATACAATGAGTAATCCACAAGTAATGTTAAGAGTTTGTGAATTGTTACCaccaaaatcaataatatcattgtACATGgataaatttttcaaacatATTTATGCTGTTATCCCAATTGTCGATGAACAAGattttagaaaaaatattaatagaaTTTTATCGTTAAATACAACCACAAATTTTACTCCATCAACAATGAGTAAAGAAAACGTCTCAAGTTTGAacattacaaaaatatcagATTATTGTAATTTAGGTATTTTGTTAATTCTTATGAGATTAACTTGGTTATCATTACCATCAAATGcattaaaaattgatattggCTCAAAATATAACTCATTTGGTATTCAAGCACCATCAAATATTAGTTCAATTAGAATCAAAGAGGAAAATctattgtttaaatatgaaCCTTCTATCGAGGCATTGAAATTAGTAAGAAAGAAtctaattaaatttgatgaacTTTCAAGTTTCTCTAATAACAATGTCAGTTTATTCACTGTTCAATTCGctattttttataaattatatttgcAATCTGGCTCGGACGAAGCACCAGGAAACAATAACTCTAACTCGGTAAATTCGATTGCTGGCCAAGATAGTGAAACTCATCAAGTTTTATTATCGAGTATAACTCAAATGGCTTTCAGTTGCGGTTTACACAGAGATCCTGACAATTTCCCACAATTAAACTCAGTGGCTGATAACTCATCTGGACAATCTTCCAATAACAATACAACACTGGATACATTAGTACAGAATTCGAATCACGATCCTAAAGGTCCTACAAACTCCAATGCATCTTTAACTAATGACAAAAACAGTACTAAAACGGAACAATACAATACGACAGAAAGATTTAAGCATACTTGGAGAAAGACTTGGTATTACATTATTTCATTAGATGTTCAACAATCTCTTTCACTTGGTACGCCAAGATTACTAAGAAATATCAGAGATATAAGTGATACTAAATTACCAAGTgcttcaaaaattgattacGTCCCTGATATTAAAGAACtaattattgttaaaaatttcacTTTATTTTTCCAAATAGATTTAGTAATTATCGCTGTTTTAAACCATATTCTAAATGTCTCAGTAGCTAAGAGAGCTAAAAAATCTGAGTTGGATGGTTTAATTTCTTCCTTAAAAGATTTAActcataataaaaaatcaatcaATGAAGTATTGTCaacattaattaaaaaggGATTACTATACACCTCTGAAGGTTCAGTCGATGctaatattgatgaaagTTACGGCCTACCTAGCCTTGAAACAATTATTTACCAACAACAGGCCAAGAGCAAAAATAACAGTTCAACGTCTAAGAGTGAACAAGAGAAGAAAATTGAGTTACCACATGAATCAACAACGAAAGCAATGCTATTTTTTAAACATTTGACTTTACGTATTTTGTTGtatttgttaaattatattctatTCACCCATTATGAACCAATGGGTTCAGAAAACTCGACTACTCGACTGCTAGCAAAGGGATATGCTCAGGAAGCCTTAAACTATGCAATGGATGGTTACAAAAATAgtgtttattttttcaatagcATCAAGAATTCTAATACTACAGAATCCATGTTTAATTACATGGAAGTTATGCTGACACCTTATTGTGTGGATGTAGGCAACCGTAGTTTGCAATTCATGATTTGTTTAATCCTTCGTATTAAAAGTAGTCCATCCAGCAGTTTAGGAGAAAACCCAATTATTAACGGAAAAATTTCAACATCTGATAGCACAAGCAGCTACACTAGCAGtgataatgatgaagatgctGGTGCTAAATTTTcaagaaagagaaaattaATGCAAGATACCAACGATGATATTTCAAGACACTTAGATTTAGAATCCTGCGAAGACTTGGCTGGTACTTTGTATTCCAGAATGACCctattttacaaaatgaCGAAGCAAATTTCAGTCAAATATACGTACGTATTAAAGATTTTCAAAtctattcaatttttcatttcattattaCAGTCGCCAGTGTCTAAGAACTTAATATCAGATAACAATGCAATCTTAATGCCAGGCTGGCAACATCCGACAATTCCTAACTTACCGAGCAAGTATAAGAATTCAACTCAGTTTATTATGAATGCAGATGCATCCCAAGTCCAAAGATGCCCAATATACCAAGACACTATATCTGCAATCAGtgaatcaaaaaataattttaataatgattcaaatgTTATGCCAGGCATGATGGATAATCATTCTATTCAGTTACCATCAATAAGATCATATACTCCTATTACTTACAATAAGAGTGATGTTCGTAACATTGAAGCAATAAATAACAgtgatttattaaagaagCGTCGTACAATTTCCAACGAGCCTAATTCAAGAATTTCTTCTCCTGTTCTTGAAACTTCTCAACAAGGTACTTCATCGAGGAATTCACCACTTGCTTTCCAAGGTGGCGCGTTTAATGAACCTCTGCCTTCAATCGAAGGTCTAAAGCGTTCTGTTCCATCTGTAACATCTATGAGGAATATGGGAAATACTAGCCCTATGAATAGTATAGGATCTCCAAATGCAATGCCTTACATGACTCATGTACAGCCTCTAAGTAATCAACAACCAATTCATAATAATAGTATAATTGGCGTCAATAACACTATGAATATGAATATGAGTTCAGGAGCAATGAGTCCAAGCATGAATATAGGTATGAATTTGAACGTCGGTCTTAATATGGGCATGAACCTTAATATGAATATGGGtaatttaaacaatatagATCCATTATCAAATCAACATAATGTTGCAATAAAGTTGGAAGCCGATAACACAATTCCTTCCAATAATGAGGATTTGTCAACTTTAGTTTCCCCACAATCTGAAGCCTCATCAGGAAGTTTTGTTATTCcagattttgaagaatttttaatgCAAGACTCCAGCTTTAATAATGGTTTAATGATTGATGCGTCAAACCTAGTCGAGGCTGTTGGTTTCAATCCTTTGGAATCACAAGATCTGGTGCGTATGGATTCTGAAATCATCCCTATCGATAAGCTTGGAATGCCAGGTTTCCAAAATATGAATGGAGGAGGAAATTTCCCAGTTTGGAATTAG
- the TPHA0B03620 gene encoding uncharacterized protein (similar to Saccharomyces cerevisiae YGL159W; ancestral locus Anc_1.381): MRIVTDKQIRDFFLQLDSNSIQGYIIELHKSLQYFSNDNSIIPNRIVKSIPQSDVTHIYMPVISDLYSGLKNLVYNPSNGNGFVGTILIDDSMDGSLRGVLDAKEITGIRTAMASCIPLLNHLQDYINDDAQTLNVTVFGTGLQSFWHIFILIKLYEQSKLLKCINLTILFRNQELQLDSLLSNLENSTITLNIMQKNWNDNISDIITSSNIIFGCVPSTTPHLLYEDIMKNQKNGQCTYISLIGSYKPEMHECDSDLIDKFTSQNVKIIVDSIGHTLIEAGELIQSHVKGSQLLEIGQLSKSNSPVLEIHQKKVTICKIVGLAIMDIAVANKYLNDTYHMKS, translated from the coding sequence ATGAGAATTGTCACAGATAAGCAAATTAGAGACTTTTTTTTGCAATTGGATTCTAATTCAATACAAGGATACATTATCGAACTACATAAAAgtttacaatatttttcaaatgataatagTATAATACCAAATAGAATAGTGAAAAGTATTCCTCAATCGGATGTTACTCACATTTATATGCCTGTTATTAGTGATCTTTATTCGggtttgaaaaatttagtTTATAATCCAAGTAATGGGAATGGATTTGTAGGCACTATATTAATTGATGATTCAATGGATGGATCACTTCGAGGTGTATTGGATGCGAAAGAGATAACTGGTATTAGAACTGCAATGGCCAGTTGCATACCTCTTTTGAATCATTTGCAAGATTATATTAATGACGATGCTCAAACTTTGAATGTAACTGTGTTTGGCACTGGTTTACAATCGTTTTGGCATATTTTCATtctaattaaattatatgaacaatccaaacttttaaaatgcatcaatttaacaattttattcaGAAATCAAGAATTACAATTggattcattattatcaaactTGGAGAATTCCACTATTACATTAAATATCATGCAGAAGAACTggaatgataatatttcagATATTATAACGTCaagtaatattattttcggTTGTGTACCAAGTACTACACCGCATTTGCTATATGAGGATATCAtgaaaaaccaaaaaaatggCCAATGtacatatatatcattGATTGGAAGTTATAAACCAGAAATGCACGAATGTGATTCTGATTTGATTGACAAATTCACTTCTCAAAATGTTAAGATAATCGTTGATTCAATAGGTCACACCTTAATTGAGGCAGGCGAGCTTATTCAATCACATGTTAAAGGATCACAATTACTAGAAATCGGTCAACTGTCTAAATCAAATTCACCAGTTTTGGAAATTCATCAAAAGAAAGTAACTATTTGTAAGATTGTTGGATTGGCAATAATGGACATTGCAGTGgctaataaatatttaaatgacACTTATCATATGAAAAGTTAA